The sequence below is a genomic window from Ignavibacteriales bacterium.
TAAATAACAACATACCAAATAATAAAAGATAATGATGAAATAATAATGGTCAGATTTATAAACACCTGCATTTTAGTGTATCGAGTAACAAATGATTCAAGAAATCCTGCAATAATAAAAAGAGGAATTAAACCAATAATAATTTTAACTCCATCTTTTGCGGCAATTAAAAATGATTGTCTTCTTGAATAAGTTTTTGGAAATAAAATACTGTTACCCAAAATTAATCCTGCAGCCCCAGCAATAATGATAGATGATATTTCAATCGTTCCGTGAATCCAAATTATGGATAATGATTTAAATAATAAATTACGTTCAAAGAAAAAATGATGAAAGGTTCCGAGCATAATTCCATTGTAAAGTAAAAGCATAACAGTACCTACTGAAAGCAGCAAGCCTGACATAAATGTATAAAATGAAACTCGAATATTATTAAATGTTATTCCCATAAACATATCAACACCATTCATCTTTTTATAAACTGCAAGAGGGTCCCCCTGATCAATGTTTTCAAGCGTCATGTTAACATAACTATCACCAAGAATCAATCGAACAAAACCGGTATCACCCGCTGATGAAACAATGCCAATTACAACTGCAACAAAAAATATAATGAATGAAATCAATAATTCTTTTCTTCTTGCATAAAATATTTCAGGTAGCTCATATTTCCAGAATGAAATTATTCTGCTACCCTTTTCTTTTTTATTTTTGTAAACAGATTGATGAACTTTTGAAGTAAGGCTATTTAAATATTGAGTTGTTTTGCTTTGAGAATAAAATGTTTTTGAATACGAAAGATCATCAGTTAACTGGATGAATAATTCAGCTAACTTATCTGGATCTTTAAACGATGTCTTTTTTGAAAGGAATAATTCTACTTCCCGCCATCGTTCGGAATTATTTTTTATGAATTGTACTTCTTTCAATATTGGATTTATTTTTAATCTTCATTCATATAATCAACAATCGATCGGACATCATAAGATTTTAATTTATCACGACCTTTTAAAAATGATAATTCAACAATAAAAGATACCTGAACAATTTCACCACCAAGTTGTTCAATCAACTGGCAAACAGCATTCATTGTGCCGCCAGTAGCAAGTAAATCATCATGCACCAATACTTTATCTCCCGGCTGGATTGCATCTATGTGCATTTCAAGTTTGTCTTCGCCATACTCAAGCGAATATGAAATTGAAACTTTTTCTGCAGGTAGTTTTCCCGGTTTGCGAACAGGAATAAAACCACAATTAAGTTTATGTGCAAGTGGAGAACCAAAAATAAACCCTCGTGACTCAATTCCAACTACTTTATCTATCTTTTTCCCTTTCGTAAAACTTAGAAGTTGCTCTAACGTATAATTAAAAGCTTCAGGATTTTTGAGAAGAGTAGTTATGTCACGAAACATAATCCCCTGTTTTGGAAAATCATTTACATTTCTGATATGGGATTTTAAATCCATTTATTTATCCTTGCTAAGAAAATTATCAATCCCATTTTTAAAATCTTCTGTAGATCTGCTTATTGTATTTAATCCAACACAATAGTTTACTGCATCACATACAGAAAGATTTGAAATATTATTTATCATTTCTTTTGTAAGTCTCAAACTTTCCACAGAATTTTTATTAATTTTTTCAGCAAGACTGATAGATTCATCTAAAACATTTTCGACCAAATAATTTACAAATCCAATCTCATATGCTCTTTGTCCTGAGATAATTTCACCATCCATTAACAATTGTTTAGCCAAACCTTCTCCAACTTTTTTAATTAAAAAGATAGAAACGATGGCAGGAATGAATCCAATTTTTACTTCGCTGTAGCCAAATTTACTTTTTTCAGGATGTGCAAGGATAAAATCACAAACAGATGCTAGTCCGCAGCCGCCCGCAATTGCTGATCCGTTTACTGCCGCAATCGTTGGTTTTGGATATTCATAAATCGATACAAATAACTCTGCTAGTGATTTTGAATCATTGTAATTTTCAATTGTGGAGTTACTCGATAGGCTCTTAAGATATTCTAAATCAGCTCCGGCACAAAATGAATTTCCTTCCCCAGTAATTATTATAGATTTAATATTATCATTATTTTTGAATTCAATTAGCTTATCTTTTAGATTTTTAATTAAAGTAGGATTTAAAGCATTTCGTTTTTCTGGTCGTGCAAGAAATATTATTCCAGCATTATTTATTATTTTTGATTTTATCATCTGATAAATTAAATATTATAATTTTCACTTTCACTTAATTCAGAACACCTTCAAAATTTTCAAGTGTTTCTTTAATATTTTTCAAAAACATTCCACCTAACATACCATCAACTAATCTGTGGTCGTGTGACAGTGTTAGTGCCATAATATGTCTTACAGCAAATGTATCAGACCCGTCAACTTCAATTACAACCGGCTTTTTCTGAACTGCGCCAACTCCAAGAATTGCAACTTCAGGTTGATTAATAATTGGCGTTCCAAATATAGTTCCGAAAACACCATAATTTGTAATTGTAAAAGTTCCGTTTGAAATATCATCGGGAGTTAATTTTTTGGTTCTTGCACGATTAGCTAAATCTGCAATTGCTTTTGCTAATCCAACTACATTTCTATCGCCGGCACCTTTAATATTTGGTACGATTAATCCAGTTGGTTCAATCGCGACAGCAATTCCAAGATTGATAAATTTCTTTTGCAGAATTGAATTACCATCTATACTTGAATTAACAAGAGGATATTTTTTTAACGATTTAACAACAGCATCCGCAATAAAAGCCATGTATGTAATCTTTGCATTTTCATTTTTGATAATCTCTTCCTTATTAGCAGTTATAAAATTATGAATGCGTGTCATGTCAACTTCAATCAGCCCTGTAACGTGAACAGATGTATCACGACTATGAACCATGTGATCCATAATTCTCATACGAATATTGTCCATTGGAATTTTTTCAACATCAGCTGAATTATAAACAGTTTGCGAAGTAGTTGGAATTGATGAAGTAGTTTTAATTTCTTTCTTTTCTTGAACTTTTTGATCCGGTTGTGATTTTCGATTTTCTAAATACTTAAGAATATCTTTCTTAGAAACTCTTCCTTCCAATCCAGTTCCAGTTATAGATTTTAATTCATCAAAACTTATATTTTCTTTTTGTGTAATGCTTAAAACAAGAGGCGAATAAAATCCTGCACTTGTTCCATTTCCTTCAGGTATTATATCAACGCTTTTGGAAAAATTATCATGCATTGAAACTACGTCTTGAGCTTGAACTTTCTCCTGCTTGACTGTTTGGGAAACCTGCTCTTTAACTTTACCTCCTACTCCAAGTTTTGCAACGATAGTTCCAACTTCAACGGTTTCCTGCTCGCCAACAAGAATTTCTGTTAATGTTCCAGCTTCTGGTGATGGAATTTCTGTATCAACTTTATCTGTGCTAATTTCAAAAATTGTTTCATCTTTCTTAACTGCGTCACCAACTTTCTTATACCACTTAATAATAGTTCCTTCCATTACTGATTCACCCATTTTTGGCATTGCAATTTCAATCACATTACTATTTGCCGTATTTGATATTGTAGATGAGTTAGTTCCAGAATTAATATTGTTTTCATTATTTCGATCGTAGGGAGAAATATCATTAACTTCAGGTCGAGTAGATTTCTCAGTCGAAGACTCCTTCGAAATGACTTCTTTTTCTTCCATTCTATTTTTGGAAGAACTACTTATTGGTTCTGGTGTCTCTTTTTCAATCGGAGTTTCTACTAATTCTTTTCCGCCAGTATTTATTTTTGCAACAACAGTTCCAACCTCAACTGTATCACCTTCTTTAACTATTATTTCAGATAATATTCCAGCTTCCGCAGCAGGAATTTCAGTATCAACTTTATCAGTGCTGATCTCAAAAATAATTTCATCACGTTTAACAGCATCACCAACTTGTTTATGCCATTTTATGATTGTGCCTTCATTAACACTCTCACCCATTTTCGGCATTATTATATCCATAAGAAACTCCTATTCACAAATGTTAAATGCTTAATGTTCAATTTTTAATTATAGAGTCATAACGAGCAAAGCGAGATATCTGAACTCTAATACAGATCGACATCACTCGCATTATTCGATAAATCGATTTATTAATACTTAAGTAAATCTTTTATTCCTTTGTAAATATCATCACGACTTGGTAAAACTGCATTTTCCAAGATTGGTGCATAAGGAATATGCGCGTCCTTTGCGGCAATTCTTTTTACGGGTGCATCAAGATATTGAAAACAATTATCTGCAATACGAGCTGCAATCTCGGCACCAAATCCTCCAAACATCGTGTCTTCGTGGATTATAATTACTTTATTTGTTTTTTTAACTGAGTTGTAAATTGTTTCTTCGTCCAAAGGAACAATTGTTCTAATATCAATTACTTCCACAGAAAAATCTTCATCTTCCAATTTCTTTGCGGCAATCATTGAATCCCATAAAGAAACTCCCCAGGATACTACCGTAACATTAGTTCCTTCTCTAACTACTTTTGCTTTACCAAATGATAACAAATAATTCTCATCCGGCTCGGGTGTGATTGCAAAACTTTGTCTGTATAATCCTTTATGCTCGCAAAATAAAACCGGATCTTTAATTCTGCATGCTGTTTTAAGTAATCCTTTTGCATCCGCTGCATTACTAGGATATGCGATAAAAATTCCTGGAATGTGTGAAAAGAATGCTTCAATATTTTGACTATGACACAAACCACCGTGAATGTATCCGCCAACAGCAACACGAGTAACAACAGGTGCAGACCATGAATTATTAGAGCGATACCGCATTGGTGCCATTTCATTTTTCATTTGCATAAATCCGGGAAAAATGTAATCTCCAAATTGAATTTCTACAACAGGTTTCATGCCTGTTAGCGACATACCAACCGCAACGCCCATTATACTTGCCTCAGCGAGCGGTGAGTTGAAAACTCTTTTTTTAGTAAACCTGGTTGATAAACCTTTTGTTGCCGTAAACACACCGCCTTTTCCATCTTCAATATCTTCACCAAAGATGAACATCTCAGAATTTTTTTCCATCTCTTCGTGTAATGCGTGATTAATGGCATCAACCATAACAATTTTATTTCCACTTGGTGTTGATGATTCATAATCAAGTGATTCTTTAAAACCACTTTCATCAAAAACATATTTTGTTGCTTCATCAGGTTTTGGGTCAGAGGAGTGCAGTGCCTTATCAGCGGCTTCGCTAATTTCCTCGTTGATTTTAACCTTTAAATCCTCATAATCTTTCTGATTTAGAAATCTTTTTTCCAGTAATACTTGAGCAAATTTTTCAATCGGACATTTCTTTAAATCTTCTTCAAGTTCCTTCTTATCTCGATATTTTTTTTGATCATCTGAAGATGAATGAGATTCTAATCGCACAACATCTGCTTCGATAAGAGCAGGACCTTTACCACTTTTAATATATTCAATTGCTTCTTGAACCTTCTCAAAAGATTGGAAAAAATCCGTTCCATCAATTCTTGCACGATGAAGATTGTGAAATCCTTCCATCATCTCAGCAATTGAACTGTCTTTTCCTCCTGTTTGATTTGAAACGTGAACCGAGATTGCGTACTTATTATTCTGAATTACAAAAAGTACTGGTAATTTTTCACGGCTAGCCCAATTAACGGCTTCGTGAAATTCACCCTGGGATGTCGTTCCTTCGCCACTGCTTACATAAGATATATTTCGTTCTCCTCTTTTAACTGATGCTAATGCAGCTCCCACTGCTTGTAAAAATTGTGTACCAGTTGGAGATGATTGTGATGGTAGATTAAAATTTTTAGAACCCCAATGAACAGGTAATTGTCTTCCTCCGCTTGCCGGATCATCCGCTTTTCCGAAAGTTCCTAGAAATACTTCTTCCGGAGTTAGACCAGCTGTTAACACAGTTGCCAAATCACGGTAGTACGGAAAAAACCAATCTTTTTTTGGATTTAGTGACAAACCAATTGCAAGCTGCACGGCTTCGTGTCCTGCACCGGCAATGTGAAAAAATGTTTTTCCTTGTCTAAGTAAATTCATTGCTTTATTATCAACATTTCGCGCTCGCAACATCGTTTTTAGAACTTGCAATAATTTATCTTTTGTAAATTCTTCTTTACCAACTTTTACCGTTTCATTTTTTCCATTTGTTGGTTTAATCGAACTTTTTTCTTTCGATTTTTTTTCTGTTGATGTTGTTTTCTTTGCCATTAAAAAACCTTATTGTTTTAGGAAACTAAACTTAATATGTCTTCTTTCGATTTAAATTCAATCTGGTTATAATTAAAAACCTTACTAAAATGATGAATAATTTTTTCTTTCACCTCTTTAATAATTATTTCTTTTTGTGATTCTTTACTCAAAGAGGTAACAGCTTTATCGGATATTCCGCATGGAATTATACCATTAAACAAATTCAAATCAGTATTGATATTAAAAGCAAAGCCGTGCATTGTAATCCACCTGCTAACTTTAATTCCTATCGCACAAATTTTTCTATCTGCTATCCAAACACCTGTGTATTTATCAACTCTACTTCCATTCAAACCATAATCTGCACAAACTTGAATAATAACTTCTTCAATCGCTCTTAAATATTTGTGTGTATCCTGTTTCCAATTTGTAAGGTTAATAATTGGATAACCAACTATTTGTCCCGGACCGTGATAAGTAATGTCTCCACCACGATCTATATCGTAAACGGAAATTTTATTATCTTTTAAATAATTTTGATCACCTACTAAATTTTGTTTATCCGCAGTTTTACCGAGAGTATAAGTGTGCGGATGTTCGAGAATAAAAAATACATCATCAATTTTGTTTTCTACTCTTAACAGATGAATATTCTTTTGCAAATCCCATGCTTCTTTGTAATCAATTGAATCTAAATCACAATAAACAAATTTTCTCAAATATGTATCGCCTCACCATAAGCATTAGCAGCAGCTTCCATAATCGATTCTGATAAAGTTGGATGTGCATGAACAGTTTTAATTATTGAGTGTCCAGTCGCTTCCATTGCTCGTGCAAGCGCAACTTCAGCAATAAGCTCTGTTGCTTCACTTCCGATAATATGACCGCCAAGTAATTCGCCGTATTTAGCATCGAAAATTAACTTAACAAATCCTTCACGTTCCCCAACGGCAAAAGCTTTACCACTTGCCATAAAAGGAAACTTTCCAATTTTTAAATCATAGCCAAGTTCGCGTGCTTTTGCTTCGGTCAATCCAACACTTGCAACTTGAGGTTGGCAATATGTACAACCTGGAATATTTTCATAATCAATCTCCGGATTTTTAATTCCTTTTATTGATTCAACACAATGAATCCCTTCAGCAGATGCAACGTGTGCAAGCCACGGCGGACCAATAACATCGCCAATTGCATAAATATTTTTAATATTTGTTTGATAAGTTTTTTTATCAACCTTAATATGATTCTTAAATAATTCGATTTTCAATTCTTCTAATCCAAAACCTTCAACATTTCCGGTTACACCGATTGCACTTAATACCTTATCAGCGCTTAATTCTTTTTTCTGTCCGTTTTGATTTATCGTAACTAAAACTTTTTTTCCTTTTACTTCAGCTTTTTCAACAGTTGTCTTAGTAAAGATTTCAATTCCACGTTTCTTAAAATTCTTTTCAAGTGCCTGTGAAACTTCAACATCTTCAACAGGTAGAATATTATCAAGCATTTCAATCACAGTTACCTTTGTCCCTAAAACAGAATAGAAATATGCAAATTCAATTCCAATTGCGCCGGCACCAATTATTATTAATTCCTTTGGTTGTTCGGGAAGATTCATCGCCTCAGTACTTGTAATAATATTTTTTCTATCAATAGGAATATTTGGAAAAGTTTTTGGGCGGGCACCTGTTGCAACAATAATGTTATCTGAGTTTAATGTTTCAGTTTGTTTGCCGTCTTTGTCCAAAATAGCAATTTCATTTTGACTGATTAGTTTACCAAAACCCCGAATCCTATCAATCTTATTTTTCTTAATCAGCATCTCAACATTTTTTGTAATCTTATCGGAAATGCCACGGCTTCTCTTTATTATCTCATTAAAATTGAAGGAAAGTTCTTTTGTGTAGATTCCAAAATCTTTACCATGATTCTTAATATTATCAAAAATCTCAGCGTTTTTTAGAAGTGATTTTGTTGGAATACAGCCCCAATTCAAACAAATTCCGCCTAAATTATCCTTATCAATTACAACTGTTTTAAATCCTAATTGTGCTGCTCTTATTGCAGCGACATATCCACCCGGACCACCACCGAGAATAGCAATTTGATATTTGTTAGTCATAAAAAAATAATCCTGATTAGTTGCTTTTGGTGGGCAAATATATACAGCATATCAAAAAAATGAAATGAATTAGCTCGCTTTTATGACTTGCGAGTCATATTGAAGTAAATCTAATTATTTTCTTCATATAAGAGATGTTTTTGCACTTTTTTATCTCTTGAAATATTTTTATTCTATATTTGCATTCAAATTTTGCAATAAATATTTGGATAAAAATGAACGATGTTATAAATCTTAGTGCACCTGACTTTTCTGATAAAATTATAAATGATAATTCGGCTGTTATAATTGACGTACGCACACCTCAAGAATTTAATGATGGACATATTCCAAATTCTCTGTTAATCGATATTTACAATCCAACTTTTTCTGAAAAAATTACAAAGTTGGATAAAGAAAAAAAGTATTACATTTACTGCAGAAGCGGAAACAGAAGTTATTATGCTGGTGTTTTTATGCTTGAGCAAGGTTTTACAAATGTTCATCATCTTGAAGAAGGAATACTTTCCTGGACAGAAAAACTTGAAAAGTAGTTTGAATTTTTCAAATAAAATAATTTCAGAATTAGAAGGCATTTCTTACAACTATCAAATCTCCATTCTTAAATTAACCGCACTTTGGGCTTTTAGCGAATCCGCATTTGGCGGAATACTTCATGCACTTACAATTCCCTTTCGTGGTTTATTTATAAATGCAGCAGCAGTCCTTTTCATTTCGTTGATTGCATTGTTTTCTAAAAACAGTAAAGATATTCTAAAATCAACATTAATTGTAATTTTAATTAAAGCACTAGTAAGTCCTCATTCACCATTAACCGCATACTTTGCAGTTAGTTTACAAGGCTTACTCGGCTACTTATTATTTTTTTCAAAAAAATTTTATCGCTCGTCTGCCTTAATGCTTGGGATATTGACACTGTTTTTTTCAGGGATACAAAAAATTGTTGTGCTTACTATTCTATTCGGGAATACTTTGTGGAAATCAATTAATATTTTTATAAACCAAGTGTTAAAAGAGTTTTTAAGTTTAGGCATTTATCCCGATGTGCATTATGGATATTTGTTGATGGGTATTTATGTATCAATACATATTTTGGCCGGAATATTTATTGGATTTTATGCAGGCAGGCTGCCAAAAATACTAAAATATTATTCTCAGCAAATACCAAATAATATTTTGGATGGATCAGAAAATGAGATTCCTCGTAAAGACAAAAAGAAGAAAAAGAAAAGCTGGCTATTTCGACCAACCGGGATTATTGTACTTGCAGTTTCAATAGCTGTTTTAATTTTCACATACTTATCCCCTACAAATACCAATATTGCTGGGATTGACATTATAATAATGCTTATCAGGTCTGTTGTGCTTACTTTTATTTGGTATGTGCTGCTTGCTCCGATTGTAAAAAAAGTTTTTAATAAATATTTATCAAATAAAAAATCTATTTATGCAAAAGAAATTGATGAGATGATCAACATGTTTCCCCAGTTCAGAAAGATTTTATCTTATTGCTGGAAAAATTCACAGAGTAAAGCAGGATTAAAAAGAATTCATTATTTTTTATCAACTTCATTTTATTATTTAATATTAATTAAATAACAGATTGTCATTTCGTATTTGATACGGAATCTCAAAGGTTCTTAGTAGTTTTCCACTTTTGTGGAATTAACTTAAACTCAATTACAGTTTTAGTATTTTTAA
It includes:
- a CDS encoding stage II sporulation protein M, with product MKEVQFIKNNSERWREVELFLSKKTSFKDPDKLAELFIQLTDDLSYSKTFYSQSKTTQYLNSLTSKVHQSVYKNKKEKGSRIISFWKYELPEIFYARRKELLISFIIFFVAVVIGIVSSAGDTGFVRLILGDSYVNMTLENIDQGDPLAVYKKMNGVDMFMGITFNNIRVSFYTFMSGLLLSVGTVMLLLYNGIMLGTFHHFFFERNLLFKSLSIIWIHGTIEISSIIIAGAAGLILGNSILFPKTYSRRQSFLIAAKDGVKIIIGLIPLFIIAGFLESFVTRYTKMQVFINLTIIISSLSFIIWYVVIYPTKLSRREVNESKEN
- a CDS encoding adenine phosphoribosyltransferase — encoded protein: MDLKSHIRNVNDFPKQGIMFRDITTLLKNPEAFNYTLEQLLSFTKGKKIDKVVGIESRGFIFGSPLAHKLNCGFIPVRKPGKLPAEKVSISYSLEYGEDKLEMHIDAIQPGDKVLVHDDLLATGGTMNAVCQLIEQLGGEIVQVSFIVELSFLKGRDKLKSYDVRSIVDYMNED
- a CDS encoding enoyl-CoA hydratase/isomerase family protein; protein product: MIKSKIINNAGIIFLARPEKRNALNPTLIKNLKDKLIEFKNNDNIKSIIITGEGNSFCAGADLEYLKSLSSNSTIENYNDSKSLAELFVSIYEYPKPTIAAVNGSAIAGGCGLASVCDFILAHPEKSKFGYSEVKIGFIPAIVSIFLIKKVGEGLAKQLLMDGEIISGQRAYEIGFVNYLVENVLDESISLAEKINKNSVESLRLTKEMINNISNLSVCDAVNYCVGLNTISRSTEDFKNGIDNFLSKDK
- a CDS encoding 2-oxo acid dehydrogenase subunit E2, which gives rise to MDIIMPKMGESVNEGTIIKWHKQVGDAVKRDEIIFEISTDKVDTEIPAAEAGILSEIIVKEGDTVEVGTVVAKINTGGKELVETPIEKETPEPISSSSKNRMEEKEVISKESSTEKSTRPEVNDISPYDRNNENNINSGTNSSTISNTANSNVIEIAMPKMGESVMEGTIIKWYKKVGDAVKKDETIFEISTDKVDTEIPSPEAGTLTEILVGEQETVEVGTIVAKLGVGGKVKEQVSQTVKQEKVQAQDVVSMHDNFSKSVDIIPEGNGTSAGFYSPLVLSITQKENISFDELKSITGTGLEGRVSKKDILKYLENRKSQPDQKVQEKKEIKTTSSIPTTSQTVYNSADVEKIPMDNIRMRIMDHMVHSRDTSVHVTGLIEVDMTRIHNFITANKEEIIKNENAKITYMAFIADAVVKSLKKYPLVNSSIDGNSILQKKFINLGIAVAIEPTGLIVPNIKGAGDRNVVGLAKAIADLANRARTKKLTPDDISNGTFTITNYGVFGTIFGTPIINQPEVAILGVGAVQKKPVVIEVDGSDTFAVRHIMALTLSHDHRLVDGMLGGMFLKNIKETLENFEGVLN
- a CDS encoding dehydrogenase E1 component subunit alpha/beta, with amino-acid sequence MAKKTTSTEKKSKEKSSIKPTNGKNETVKVGKEEFTKDKLLQVLKTMLRARNVDNKAMNLLRQGKTFFHIAGAGHEAVQLAIGLSLNPKKDWFFPYYRDLATVLTAGLTPEEVFLGTFGKADDPASGGRQLPVHWGSKNFNLPSQSSPTGTQFLQAVGAALASVKRGERNISYVSSGEGTTSQGEFHEAVNWASREKLPVLFVIQNNKYAISVHVSNQTGGKDSSIAEMMEGFHNLHRARIDGTDFFQSFEKVQEAIEYIKSGKGPALIEADVVRLESHSSSDDQKKYRDKKELEEDLKKCPIEKFAQVLLEKRFLNQKDYEDLKVKINEEISEAADKALHSSDPKPDEATKYVFDESGFKESLDYESSTPSGNKIVMVDAINHALHEEMEKNSEMFIFGEDIEDGKGGVFTATKGLSTRFTKKRVFNSPLAEASIMGVAVGMSLTGMKPVVEIQFGDYIFPGFMQMKNEMAPMRYRSNNSWSAPVVTRVAVGGYIHGGLCHSQNIEAFFSHIPGIFIAYPSNAADAKGLLKTACRIKDPVLFCEHKGLYRQSFAITPEPDENYLLSFGKAKVVREGTNVTVVSWGVSLWDSMIAAKKLEDEDFSVEVIDIRTIVPLDEETIYNSVKKTNKVIIIHEDTMFGGFGAEIAARIADNCFQYLDAPVKRIAAKDAHIPYAPILENAVLPSRDDIYKGIKDLLKY
- the lipB gene encoding lipoyl(octanoyl) transferase LipB yields the protein MRKFVYCDLDSIDYKEAWDLQKNIHLLRVENKIDDVFFILEHPHTYTLGKTADKQNLVGDQNYLKDNKISVYDIDRGGDITYHGPGQIVGYPIINLTNWKQDTHKYLRAIEEVIIQVCADYGLNGSRVDKYTGVWIADRKICAIGIKVSRWITMHGFAFNINTDLNLFNGIIPCGISDKAVTSLSKESQKEIIIKEVKEKIIHHFSKVFNYNQIEFKSKEDILSLVS
- the lpdA gene encoding dihydrolipoyl dehydrogenase, which gives rise to MTNKYQIAILGGGPGGYVAAIRAAQLGFKTVVIDKDNLGGICLNWGCIPTKSLLKNAEIFDNIKNHGKDFGIYTKELSFNFNEIIKRSRGISDKITKNVEMLIKKNKIDRIRGFGKLISQNEIAILDKDGKQTETLNSDNIIVATGARPKTFPNIPIDRKNIITSTEAMNLPEQPKELIIIGAGAIGIEFAYFYSVLGTKVTVIEMLDNILPVEDVEVSQALEKNFKKRGIEIFTKTTVEKAEVKGKKVLVTINQNGQKKELSADKVLSAIGVTGNVEGFGLEELKIELFKNHIKVDKKTYQTNIKNIYAIGDVIGPPWLAHVASAEGIHCVESIKGIKNPEIDYENIPGCTYCQPQVASVGLTEAKARELGYDLKIGKFPFMASGKAFAVGEREGFVKLIFDAKYGELLGGHIIGSEATELIAEVALARAMEATGHSIIKTVHAHPTLSESIMEAAANAYGEAIHI
- a CDS encoding rhodanese-like domain-containing protein, whose translation is MNDVINLSAPDFSDKIINDNSAVIIDVRTPQEFNDGHIPNSLLIDIYNPTFSEKITKLDKEKKYYIYCRSGNRSYYAGVFMLEQGFTNVHHLEEGILSWTEKLEK